CCTCTTTTTGAATATCTTTGTTTGTCCAATCAAATTTTATAGTAATTACTGAATCGACTTGAGAGTTACTATagaatttttcttctttttagttattaaaatataaaaataatttaaatcacATATGATAATTTTATGATGTGGGAAGATTGATTCCGAACATTACTTTTGAGTCTCATCATGTCCATCATATTTGCAACATACTCAGCAAACATTTACTAAATAACCTTAtcttaaaataatttaataaatccTCATCACACCCATATATCCATTCATAAAAGGCACAAGGAAGACCACATATTTATATGGTATATCAGTGCATCATTTAACGTGGCAAATGATGTATATAATCAACATTTAATGAGATAAGTTCAGTAATTGGTGTGGCATATACACATAATTTGTCACATCAGATAGTATGCAAATATGGTACCAACATGTGGCCTCTCTAGCATTTTCCTATTTTTCTAATacatacgatattatctacataaaaaaaatgaaaaatgagcTAAGCCTTACAATATAAGGGCAATGGACATTGCTTTTGGTACCTGTATGCATAATTATCTTCTTCCCAAAACCAATACCTAGCATTTTATGGTTACACTGTCGACAACCAAAAGCAAGTTGAATAGTTTTGGTTGGAAATTTTTGTTCCGTCCAATTTCAGTCTAAAAAGTTTCAGTTTTACACACAGtataaaaattttaaacatCTTATTAATCCCGATTATCTGGCAAACATATTCTCCGCATCATCATGATAAAACATCTAATTAATAATCCGGTTATTCCAACAAACCTATTTTCATATCATTGCGATAGAACATCTTATTAATAATCCGATTATTCCAATAAACCCATGTTCAGATTATCACGATTAACATCTAACTAAGAATCACGagtaaatatttaattaataatcacAATAAAACATCTAAATAAACCCATTTTCAAATAATCACTTTTTGTTGGTCCAATATTTTGATCCAactcttaattttattttgtcatctATTAGTTGCAAACGATGCTAGAACTCATGATGTTTTGTTGCAACTTCTCTTTATTGGGTGTTTAGTGCCGTTAGCTTTTTTAATCTTGTTTTGGCAGGATATTCTAACGACCAAAACCTTAAATTTCTAAATCCAAAGATGAGCATCATTTGGTACTACGATTTAGTAGTATTTCTCTTAAGTGAGAGGGCTTAAGTTCGACTTTTGTCAAATGTCAATTTAAagcacattattgctagtttaTTGTGAGGTTAAACACATCCTTCTCTTAGCATAagcaatattgtttgttaaaacgAGAGACAAGAAACATAAAACGCAATGAAATGCCTCGAAGAGGAGCAGGTTTGAAGTCTTCTTCAGAGTGTCAAAAGTTGGACCAGGATGTTAACCCCTTCATTTTTCTTCGCACCCATTTTTATATCATCACGAATAGACATCTAATTAAtctataataattaataatcttttctttaaaaaaaaaaaatggaggtcGGGGGTTGAAGAGCGGGACCTAGGGTGGTAAGAGCCCCATTGCTCTGATAAGCCAACGGTATTTCTCAGAGAGATTCTGAGTAAGCCAAGAATTAGTCCACAAGGACTGTAAGTAACAGCTTTGTTACAAAGGTCAAGAAGTTCAAACAAGGTGGGATCATTTACCACGCGCAAGCGCCGCGTCAGGTATGATCCCCCTAAAAGaacaggaaaactaatgaaaaatgtttgaaaactttagattttaaagaataaagataaaataaagggtaaaatgaatagtaccaggattgactttttagtgtaaaaatatggtttttcgttaaaatgaataatactgggaacttttcgttaaagttcccctaAAAGAACACGTGCTAACTTTCTCTTTAACCCCTCCATAGACCATCCTTAATGCCCCCACTTGGGTCACAAGTTCACGTGACTGAACTCAGCAACTGTCGGTGCACGACTCAGCTatataaggccatctccaaccgatggctggccagagggcttgttttagccctctgaccctccaagattctccaagatattaatattttaatgaacaatacatggtcatatttgcctccgtctccaactgagAGCCAAAGgaccagatggctcgttttagccatttcacaaaaaacagtctccaaccgagggccaaacataatttattatttaaaaactacaacttaaattcaaatccaacggctaagtgatgccagctagccgttggatttgattttttttttgctataaatagggtggatattgggatataattcacacaactttgaattcaatctatttaAATTCAATCTCTTCCAAttcaatctttttcaattcaagtttgcaatgaattccaactttggatcctcttcagattccaattgggggtcctcatccaattccaaaaaagaagcaaaatgggcgccaatgagacgagaagatgaagagtctgatgaagaagttcaagtaaggcgtaacaaacaaaacatagcaGTAGCCATGGCTGcggccaaggaagaaaatatcggtgatatcggaaatatcggtagtccgaaaacacggaaatatcgatggaaatatcggtaaaatatcgatatcgataaaaattacatggaaaccacggaaattgtaagaaaaacttggaaatttgtattgaaactttgtaggatgtttatttagtcaattatctattagtttatcacaaaaaattggaaggaaatgcattgcatgatggatttaacattatcaagttgattatatagcgatctgacaaatattatgagtgtagaaaatatgtagtaattaatgaaagaagtctaaacacaccataatcatttatatataatgaattagtacaatattttacactttagtaccacatagagttcctatgaggttcaaatttgtcactatcttcatcatctctatgtgtagaatgagtgtattgtgaagagtagttatcaaatgataaatccccaaaatagttttgcatgtaattgttaatatgccacccatatggatccgagattggttgaggttgtccataagaaaaatcatttgaagattgaggctgggattgattccatgagtcgctcgattccatcccaacaggaatgggatatgaagggtagggaaatggttggttatgagtataaccatagttactacttcccaatccaaaagagtctgaagttctagataacgagtcatcttcttgacttgacaaaatccctttgcctctttctctgcgagtatagtccttccctatggcaccaattcctggtcctgcccgcctactgccatggtcatcatcttgtgttgcatgcgtgaagtttgcctcaccagtgaaggggctcatatatccgggaggtggtggtccataatagtttccatatccaccaccactacctccagctccactacctccagctccactatttccttcatcattcccacctcctgtggtaggtgagtctcctgatcttgtactagagctatcattagtatcagcacgatgttgtggttgtgtaggattggaaaaaggtggaattccagtgttgctTGGCATTGGGTGCAAAAGTTCTtcgaaagagtcagcgctgctagatcccacctcctcctctaatactctttctacatttatcccttcattacgtgcttcttcagcaactctgggagctgggttgccttcatcatcatctaaatgaagaggtctaatccattgaaaaagttggttaccctccgtatcatcatcttcaccaacaatatcaaacacatctagtgggtcaccacggtcgacatgatcgatttctgcttccttatctcgaatttgaagcttcatgttgtagtagcaataaactaatttttccaagctactatgagccaacttatttctttgctttgtatggatgagtgcaaatgtgctccaatttctttcacaagctgatgaggaagctgtttgtgataatacttttattgctaactttctcacagttggtgcatcggtcccatacatgatccaccattcagctacaatgaaaaataatgttgataagcctaataactccaacaaattctattataaacttatagtgaaatatgtttatactcactaggagacatatttgttcgagcagcaactgatgttggttctccaaatgttcttcttgcatctttaaaccatgttagctgaatacaataaattgtgttagtttaatccaacaaagtaattattataatttaagtaattgtgtacctcatttccaaattggccaactgctggtgatgcagggtctaatttagagtatacattatgtacagcacgtataagggtaccatcatctccaacaccgggtctgtattggtatcggggattcaaataatatgctgttcaaagaaacacatactctaataagataaataatacttatgcaactaaagaaatgaattgcaaattatgacataatttatacctgctgcatgcaaatcgtggtataatgttttataccatcggtcttcaattatttttacgacccaccttgcaccatgttttctttccaattcatccttcactacacgcatcaactcatatacagcccccatagtaggatacacttctgtgtcaacgatccgtaaaactttgtaaagaggttcaaacacttgacacacatgttctgtttgactccaaaaagcatgatcaagcactatactttccaccaaacgacctgtatttgagcggctaaaattgtggttggcccaatcatcactggtgaatagttgcttcaaccctgctttcttcttgagtaggctgtttaatgcaatatagttggtggcgaatcgagtggtagctggacgaataatttctcctctgcaaaattcacgcatctttgccaacaaccaaccgtgattgtaaatataattagtgatcgttctagctcttttgaccacagtagcaacattctctctcttccccattgcctcaaacataagatcaatacaatgtgctgcacatgatgtccaaaacacattatgatgcttcattaacttttttccagctttgacaaatgcagaaccgttgtcggtcacgacttggacaacattatgctctcccacctccatgattacatccctcaataatttgtaaatatacttgtaattctttatatggtctgaagcatcaacagacttcagaAAAATTGTCTtgcccttggagtataccatgaagttgatgatagataatctggtcgggccggtccatccgtcacacatgattgtgcaaccattagtttcccactttgacctcaacttgttaacatactcgccaatgtctttatactccatatccaaatatttgtttcttatctcatagggagtgggaggttgtactccaacaccgtcctgttgacatcccactaccatatttttgaaatgatgtgatgaagccttcgcagcagggacattttcatagataaagaacttgctaattagacgccccattccctccttcacattacctcccttgaaataactccaaacactcttttgacgtgcgttggatgacttatataaacttggggctattggtggtgttggttgtgattctctaagactgcctccccgtctcatttgtgcaccaccacttgtcccggaaccttgtcccctattaggaattttatgaaggtgttctctttcccatgctgactgtttggaggcacgtaatgcttgtttcaaactgcgtcgttcttcaggtcccatgtcatcatcacattcgtcctcatcgtcatcctcatcactgtcaaccgcttggccatagacttctccccatagcccagctcgaatattttccattccttgtgtcatcttttccttctgctgttttttattttttaataatgtgctgatgaatgccttcacttctggggggacattatcgcatcgttggacattttttgatggatctaatccactaagatgatacttcagtcgtgtcactccgccactcttcattacccgaccacaatatttgcaaattgtgccatgtttgtttccgtctattgggtctccatgttcccaagctggatcacgtttacttgacatcttaaacgtacctatatttatttttcattaaaattagacaattattttttgataaaaataagagaacctaaataataaagttattctacagaagaattaaatacaaagtaaagaaaatgattgtaaaaagttaagtaattatacaaataatatggaataataaaacctaatattaatgaataataatccaatttgataataattcaatttaatgaataataatccaatttgataaaaaaaatcctaatataaaacatggtgatgaataataatccaatttgataataataatccaatttgataataatccaatttaatgaataatccaccaatttgataaaaaaattatcctaaattaaaacatggtgatgaatcataatccaatttgataataataatccaatttgataataatccaatttaatgaataatccaccaatttgataaaaaaattatcctaaattaaaacatggtgatgaataataatccaatttgataataataatccaatttgataataatccaatttaatgaataatccaccaatttgataaaaaaattatcctaaattaaaacatggtgatgaatcataatccaatttgataataataatccaatttgataataatccaatttaatgaataatccaccaatttgataaaaaaattatcctaaattaaaacatggtgatgaatcataatccaatttgataataataatccaatttgataataatccaatttaatgaataatccaccaatttgataaaaaaattatcctaaattaaaacatggtgatgaataataatccaatttgataataatccaatttaatgaataatccaccaatttgataaaaaaattatcctaatataaaacatggtgatgaataataatccaatttgataataatccaatttaatgaataatccaccaatttgataaaaaaattatcctaatataaaagaataataatccaatttgataataaaaaaacctaatataaaagaataataatccaatttgataataaaaaaatctaatattaaagaataataatccaatttgataataaaaaaacctaatattaatgaataataatccaatttgataatgaagatggtaagggaaataaaataataaataatattaaacatattaaaattatcctagggaataattatacaacattacttaattacttaaaacaattaatattaacattacttaattacttacaaaaattaacatgcaagtattaattacttaaaaagattcacatacgagtccacacaaatttatttgttgttgtataaattacaataatataaatttaagtttgtaaacttaccttaaatattgaagcctttgtgttcaagctttggaatggatctggaatgactttgaaaatggtaaggaaaataaaataataaataacattaaacatattaaaattatcctagggaataattatacaacattacttaattacttaaaacaattaatattaacattacttaattacttacaaaaattaacataattaacatgcaagtaattacttaaaaaaattaacatacgagtgcacacaaatttatttgtttttgtataaattacaataatataaatttaagtttgtaaacttaccttaaatatggaagccTTTGTGTTGCTTGGCGTTGGAAAGGATCTGgaatggttttgaaaatggtATGGGAAGAAGAATGTAAGTTAAAATTCGGTGAATGCCTCTGATGATGAAAGAATGTAAGTATATAACAGACATTGACACTGTTTTACATGTGAAAGACATTGACACTGTTTTGCATATGAAAGACTGTCACACGCTTTCTTTATTAAAGCAGTAGTATTTGTTGTGCATGTTCTGAAATTGCAAAAAGTTCTTTGGATTATTGTATCAGAGAGGTAGACATAGGTTTGGAATGATTTGGTTTTcaataatttggagcattggatgctttttttttctaacaTGCCATCACTCAGACAGTAAAAAAAGACTGAATAACTCACactccaccacacacacacttcgAGACCCCCCCCCaccacaccacacacgcacaccacacACGTACTACCCTATTCCCGAATCCTCTCAGTCTCTCTCGAATCCTCTCAGTCTCGATCTTTCATTTCCCACTCCACTACCCTATTCCCGAAtcctctcagtctctctcttctctcttctctctctgaggTCAGTCTGAGCCTTCGTTCTCACCGAGAAGTTCTCagtcttctccctcccttcccccttctccacttcttccacacacacacacagagacatcATCACCGAGAAGTTCTCAGTCCTCGTCCGTGTCTCCGTGTCTCCGTGTCTCCCTGTCTCCCTCTGCTCCTCCCATCTCACCCGCCCTAAACCCAGACGTCGACACCACTCCTTAACCGTCCGTGTCTCCGTGTCTCCCTGTCTCCCTCTGTCTCCGTAGTCCAAGCCGTCGACACCACTGAGGACCACGAACTTGTCCCAGCCGTCTTGGATTCGTGAGGATTTTAGGGATGTTGCAATTTTTCTGCATGTTGCACACCTTTGTTACTTTAAATTTTTGTAAAGATTTCAATTTTTGtaaagattttaatttttctgcATGTTGCACACCTTTGTTGTACTGAAattgattttagggatttaggaattagggttctATTTTTGTACAGATTGCGATTTATCTGCATGTTGcttgatttttgtactgaaatagattttagggatttaggaattagggattcagttcAGTTGCTTTGAAtccgaatttggggatttagggatcGGTTCATTTGCTTTGATTTTTGTACTCAAATCGTTCTTCTCGGCTTGTAAACATGTTGATTTTTGTAATGAAATCGTTCTTGTCGGAATCCTGTATTGTAGATTCAGTTCATTAGGCTGGAAATTAgcatttggggatttagggtttcGGATTATTTGCTCCGGCCGTGTTCTCCGACGAGTCCAtaccaaatatcgcgatagtttcgaaaatatcgcgatattatcgataatatcgataatatcgcgatattatgcCGAAAACTAGTTGGATAGTTACTAAAATATCGGGGTCCccaaaaaacgataatatcggcgatatttcgccgatattatcgatattttctactgtggctgcggccatggtgtgtcagccaactaaggaacaacctcaatggggtggctctattgctggtcgctcttacaaaccacgaaacatagCGATAACGCATGCAAATATGATAAACAACTACTTCGACCCCAACTCGGTGTacacagaagaggatttcagacgtcacttccggatgaggcgtcatgtcttCGAGCGTTTACTTTGTGATGTCCAGCAGGTCAATCCGTACTTTCGACAGAAGCAGGATAGAGCAGGTTGCCCtagtttctcacctcatcagaaggttactATTGCACTCTGAATGATGGCCTATGGCTCCCCAGCTGattcgatggatgaaacccatagtatgtctgagtctacatgcATTGATACTCTTGAAGAATTTTGTGACACAATTGTTCAGCTTTACAAAGACGAATACCTTCGCGAGCCAAATCAATAAGATCTAAATTGGCTCCTTCGCAAAGCTGAAGACCGTGGGTTTCCGGGCATGATAGGGCcattagactgcatgcattgggattggaagaactgtcccaccggatggcaatgaggctttagcggaaggtcaagaaagccaactgttgtgttagaggtggttgcctcatatgacacatggatttggcatgctttctttggagtccctggatcctaaaatgacattacagttcttgaacgttcacccctcttcaataacttgacggaaggtaaagcacctcaacttgactactacatcaacgaccgtcaatacaatatggggtattatttggcagatggcatctacccaaagtgggtgacacttgtccaagcaattccaaaccctaggaatgacgcggaaaagttgtttaccttacaccaagaggcatataggaaagatgttgagagagcttttggtattctacaagcacggtggaagatCGTCAGCGAACcggcaagagggtggagtcgagaaaatttggactccatcatgatgtcttgcatcatattacacaatatgatagtggaggatgagcgagatgggtatattgatggagagtccgatgacgaccaagaagatccaaataggtcaagaagggctcgtgcaaaaatatatgatgagcctaatttgcctttcaatccaagaactggtagtatctctatagatgagtacatgaggcgctatagaatgatacgttctcgtgccacaaataagtacctacaacaagatcttgttgcacatctttgggcccaaagaagcatggagtaggcatttacgttttatgtttttaaatgtttttaaaaatgttgtttaagtttcatgttgtataatttttatgttggttaatgttatttaatgttgtttcatattgtttaatgttgtttcatgttacttaatttaatttaatgttgtataatggcttaggaagttataggaaaaaaatagaatttaaaaaaaatattaaacaaattttgtgaaatagaagttataggaaaaaaatggagtttaaaaaaaatatgaaataaattttgtgaaatacaagttataggaaaaaatagaagttatatgaaaaattttgtaaataaaaaataataataaaactgtaaaaaaaaaaaaaatatatatatatatatatatatatatatatatatatatatatcaaatgcAACCgctactagccgttgcatttgaattttttcttaaaaaatcctgtcggttataaccgacaggaatacatgctattatttagtataaatgtattactgtcggttataataacaaaacattaaaaaaaaaattgccagcTGGCTGGTTGGCTGCATGCAGCCAGCCCTCTCAGATTCTGTGGGGCCCTctcagattccagagccctctggcctagctctcggttggagacggttttcgtgCTATTTTCGGCCGTATGGCCTAACGGGATAATCTTATGCTTAGATGGTCGATGTAGGACTTTACAAAACAAgtccactttctttttcttcaaattttaccGTGAACTTCTTGCATCTTTGTCTTCAAATGCTTGCATCATCTTGTTCCCCTTTTTTCTGTTTAACGAGGGAAATTTAACTTAGGTGAAGATGGAATCGAGAAGAAAGACTAGATTAGAGTGACGAGTCAATTAGCATGGTTATCTTCATTGGTAAATTATTCTGATTGTTCAAACTTCAAAGTCCAAATCTTGGCAAAACCTTGAATGCTTCAGAAGAATAAACATGGGGACGTTTATTTGTTGATTGTTTCATACGATTATTAGTTATGCATGATCTTGATGCCTGCTTATATGTGTTGGATTGTGTACACTTATCATCAATGAGATTTTTCAAGTTGATAATCTTGATTCATTTGAGTTTTAATTCAGAGATGGGTTACCAAGGTTTTGAAATTCGAATCTCTTTGTGCAGGTCGGATGATTAAGATGTTACAAAGGTCACTAGATCCAGATATATATAGAtcgtttaatatttttatgctTCAGCCAGTCCAATACTATAACCAAAAGAATTGAAAATGCTCTTCCTTTATCTTTCGGAAGCTATAATTTTTATATGCTTAGCCTTTGCCTGTAACGCCTAAAGTAAGCCTACTGTTTGGAATGTAATAATATTATCTTGGATGCTTTGGGGACCAGAAGAGAAGACTATAAATCTCACAAGCTGATGAGCAACAACTGgttcctcaaaaaaaaattgcaccTTTCTGCTTGGAACGGAAACCTAGTCTTAGTTTTAACCTTTATTTTGCTCTTTTGATGTTTTCTCGACGTGGGAATAAGAACGAAGGGTTTTCCTGTTTACTTTGTTAAGTTGTCAAAACGAAGTTTATACAAGTGATATTTTTGAATGACGGAATTCAAATGCAAGAGCTCAAGTGCAAGACTATAAGCTCTTAATTGAATCATAAACTTGAAATAT
This region of Malus domestica chromosome 07, GDT2T_hap1 genomic DNA includes:
- the LOC139197318 gene encoding uncharacterized protein, whose translation is MSSKRDPAWEHGDPIDGNKHGTICKYCGRVMKSGGVTRLKYHLSGLDPSKNVQRCDNVPPEVKAFISTLLKNKKQQKEKMTQGMENIRAGLWGEVYGQAVDSDEDDDEDECDDDMGPEERRSLKQALRASKQSAWEREHLHKIPNRGQGSGTSGGAQMRRGGSLRESQPTPPIAPSLYKSSNARQKSVWSYFKGGNVKEGMGRLISKFFIYENVPAAKASSHHFKNMVVGCQQDGVGVQPPTPYEIRNKYLDMEYKDIGEYVNKLRSKWETNGCTIMCDGWTGPTRLSIINFMVYSKGKTIFLKSVDASDHIKNYKYIYKLLRDVIMEVGEHNVVQVVTDNGSAFVKAGKKLMKHHNVFWTSCAAHCIDLMFEAMGKRENVATVVKRARTITNYIYNHGWLLAKMREFCRGEIIRPATTRFATNYIALNSLLKKKAGLKQLFTSDDWANHNFSRSNTGRLVESIVLDHAFWSQTEHVCQVFEPLYKVLRIVDTEVYPTMGAVYELMRVVKDELERKHGARWVVKIIEDRWYKTLYHDLHAAAYYLNPRYQYRPGVGDDGTLIRAVHNVYSKLDPASPAVGQFGNELTWFKDARRTFGEPTSVAARTNMSPTEWWIMYGTDAPTVRKLAIKVLSQTASSSACERNWSTFALIHTKQRNKLAHSSLEKLVYCYYNMKLQIRDKEAEIDHVDRGDPLDVFDIVGEDDDTEGNQLFQWIRPLHLDDDEGNPAPRVAEEARNEGINVERVLEEEVGSSSADSFEELLHPMPSNTGIPPFSNPTQPQHRADTNDSSSTRSGDSPTTGGGNDEGNSGAGGSGAGGSGGGYGNYYGPPPPGYMSPFTGEANFTHATQDDDHGSRRAGPGIGAIGKDYTRRERGKGILSSQEDDSLSRTSDSFGLGSSNYGYTHNQPFPYPSYPIPVGMESSDSWNQSQPQSSNDFSYGQPQPISDPYGWHINNYMQNYFGDLSFDNYSSQYTHSTHRDDEDSDKFEPHRNSMWY